In one window of Pristiophorus japonicus isolate sPriJap1 chromosome 9, sPriJap1.hap1, whole genome shotgun sequence DNA:
- the LOC139273757 gene encoding zinc finger protein 229-like produces the protein MEKPWECGDCGKRFNYPSDLEIHRRSHTGERPFTCTECGRGFTLKCNLLTHQRVHTGERPFTCSVCGKGFSQSSHLLTHQRLHTGERPFTCSECGKGFTVSSRLLVHQRVHTGERPFICSTCGKGFTTSSILLMHQRLHTGERPFTCSVCGNSFTTSSILLMHQRVHTGERPFTCSKCGKGFPRSSHLLKHQRVHTGERSFTSSVCGEGFTQSSNLLTHQRVHTGERPFTCSVCGEGFARLYSLLTHQRVHTGERPFTCSVCGKGFTVSSRLVRHQRVHTGERPFTCSQCGKGFTQISNLLRHQRVHKCLQGLDSAVIPE, from the coding sequence atggagaaaccgtgggaatgtggggactgtgggaagagattcaattacccgtctgatctggaaattcatcggcgcagtcacactggggagaggccattcacctgcacagagtgtgggaggggattcactttgAAATGCAATCTGctgactcaccagcgagttcacactggggagaggccgttcacctgctccgtgtgtgggaagggattcagtcagtcatcccacctgctgacacatcagcgacttcacactggggagaggccattcacctgctccgagtgtgggaagggattcactgtgtcatcccgcctgctggtacaccagcgagttcacactggggagagaccgttcatctgctccacatgtgggaagggattcactacctcatccatcctgctgatgcaccagcgacttcacactggggagaggccgttcacctgctccgtgtgtgggaacagtttcactacctcatccatcctgctgatgcaccaacgagttcacactggggagaggccgttcacctgctccaagtgtgggaagggattccctcggtcatcccacctgctgaaacaccagcgagttcacactggggagaggtcgttcaccagctctgtgtgtggggagggtttcactcagtcatccaacctgctgacacaccagcgagttcacaccggggagagaccgttcacctgctccgtgtgtggggaaGGATTTGCTCGGTTATACTCccttctgacacaccagcgagttcacaccggggaaagaccgttcacctgctccgtgtgtgggaagggattcactgtgtcatcccgcctggtgagacaccagcgagttcacacaggggagaggccgttcacctgctcccagtgtgggaagggattcactcagatatccaatctgctgagacaccagcgagttcacaagtgcctgcaaggtttggattctgctgttatcccaGAGTGA